Proteins from a genomic interval of Chryseobacterium indologenes:
- a CDS encoding DUF692 family protein: MMRKPLLGLSMMPEAEFVSAALPLLQNNSVEVLEWSFDTLFNTNEPDWLRDLLNFYAENNRLIGHGVYYSLFDAQWTDRQEIWLSRLKDEVSKRNYNHITEHFGFMNTENFHQGVPLPVPLHPITLQIGQDRLQRLQDAVNIPVGIENLAFSFCLDDVKEQGVFLEKLIDNSGGFLILDLHNMYCQSCNFDVDIQEIIKLYPLQKVKEIHLSGGSWQESVYGKKMIRRDTHDHTIPEEIFAILPFVLSHCENLEYIIIERLGHTIKTKEEEDDFFSDFMRVKTIIDSSAGHERQGDLWIKKEFELSKYPVEDPVLYEEQSRLTKLLFDGTHVDSIKNENFHYFNTAGWDPEMIFTAQEIIKKWNPY; the protein is encoded by the coding sequence ATGATGAGAAAACCATTATTAGGATTATCGATGATGCCGGAAGCTGAATTTGTTTCTGCAGCTTTACCTTTGCTGCAAAACAATTCAGTAGAAGTATTGGAATGGTCATTCGATACCTTATTTAATACAAACGAACCGGACTGGCTCCGTGATCTGTTGAATTTTTATGCAGAGAATAATCGTTTAATAGGGCATGGTGTTTATTATTCTCTGTTTGACGCTCAATGGACCGACAGACAGGAAATATGGCTCAGCAGGTTGAAAGACGAAGTCAGCAAACGAAACTACAATCATATTACTGAGCATTTCGGATTTATGAATACTGAAAACTTTCACCAGGGAGTTCCGTTGCCCGTACCTTTGCACCCCATAACATTACAGATCGGACAAGACAGGCTTCAAAGGCTTCAGGACGCCGTCAATATACCTGTGGGAATAGAAAATCTTGCATTTTCTTTCTGCCTTGATGATGTTAAAGAACAGGGTGTTTTTCTTGAAAAACTGATAGACAATTCCGGGGGATTTCTAATTCTTGACCTTCATAATATGTATTGTCAGTCCTGTAATTTTGATGTGGATATACAAGAAATTATCAAGTTGTATCCTCTTCAAAAGGTGAAAGAAATCCACCTTTCGGGAGGCAGCTGGCAGGAGAGTGTTTATGGGAAAAAAATGATCCGCAGAGATACTCACGATCATACCATTCCGGAAGAAATATTTGCCATACTGCCGTTTGTACTGTCACACTGTGAAAATTTAGAATATATCATTATCGAAAGACTTGGCCACACGATAAAAACTAAAGAGGAAGAGGATGATTTTTTTTCTGACTTTATGAGGGTGAAAACAATAATAGACTCTTCGGCGGGTCATGAAAGGCAGGGAGATTTATGGATAAAAAAAGAATTTGAACTTTCAAAATATCCTGTTGAAGACCCTGTTTTATATGAAGAACAGTCAAGGCTTACAAAATTGTTGTTTGACGGTACACATGTAGATTCCATTAAAAATGAAAATTTTCATTATTTTAATACTGCCGGCTGGGATCCTGAAATGATATTTACAGCTCAGGAAATTATAAAAAAATGGAATCCCTATTAA
- a CDS encoding DUF1772 domain-containing protein: MKMATLLLLGTAVLTALIAGLFYAYSCSVVLGLGKLSDAEYLKAMQNINREILNPVFFMSFMGTAILLPVSAFVFRGQQPTFVFLLLATLAYLIGVFGVTAGGNVPMNDILDKFDIAGSSAEALKQMRDNFESRWNFLNNIRTVFSIISITLVVCACIWNKEV, translated from the coding sequence ATGAAAATGGCAACTCTTTTATTACTTGGTACTGCTGTGCTTACAGCCCTTATAGCGGGTTTGTTCTATGCATATTCCTGCTCTGTTGTACTTGGGCTCGGAAAACTTTCCGATGCTGAATATCTCAAAGCGATGCAAAATATCAACAGGGAAATACTCAATCCGGTTTTCTTTATGAGCTTTATGGGAACAGCGATCCTTCTTCCGGTATCTGCTTTTGTGTTTCGGGGGCAGCAACCAACGTTTGTCTTCCTTTTACTGGCAACCTTAGCCTATTTGATAGGTGTTTTTGGAGTAACAGCAGGAGGAAATGTTCCGATGAATGATATTCTTGATAAGTTTGATATTGCGGGCTCTTCGGCAGAAGCTCTTAAACAAATGCGGGATAATTTTGAAAGCAGATGGAATTTTCTGAATAATATAAGAACCGTTTTTTCCATAATCAGTATTACCCTGGTGGTTTGCGCCTGTATTTGGAATAAAGAAGTTTAA
- a CDS encoding ribulose-phosphate 3-epimerase → MKTKLIAPSLLSADFGNLQRDIEMLNRSQADWFHIDVMDGRFVPNISFGFPVMKTVQQHAKKFVDVHLMIVEPEKYVDEFINHGADLVSIHYEACTHLHRTIHHIQSKGAKAGVVLNPSTPVLMLEDIIADVDLVLLMSVNPGFGGQKFIENTYKKIAETKDLIVSNNSTALIEVDGGVNLDNASKLFEAGADVLVAGNAVFSAESPERTIELLKI, encoded by the coding sequence ATGAAAACGAAGCTTATTGCTCCATCCCTTTTATCTGCAGACTTTGGGAATCTGCAAAGAGATATTGAAATGTTAAACAGATCTCAGGCCGACTGGTTCCACATCGATGTGATGGACGGAAGATTTGTTCCCAACATTTCATTTGGTTTTCCTGTGATGAAAACGGTTCAGCAGCATGCTAAAAAATTTGTAGACGTTCATTTGATGATCGTTGAGCCGGAAAAGTATGTTGATGAATTTATCAACCATGGTGCAGACCTTGTTTCCATACATTATGAAGCATGTACACACCTTCACAGAACCATTCACCATATCCAGAGTAAAGGAGCGAAAGCAGGGGTTGTTCTGAATCCTTCTACCCCAGTTCTGATGCTTGAAGACATTATTGCTGATGTGGATCTGGTTTTATTAATGAGTGTAAACCCCGGATTCGGAGGTCAGAAATTCATTGAAAACACCTATAAAAAGATTGCTGAAACGAAAGATCTTATTGTAAGCAACAATTCTACAGCTCTAATTGAAGTAGATGGCGGTGTAAACCTTGATAATGCTTCCAAATTATTTGAAGCCGGAGCCGATGTTCTTGTTGCCGGAAATGCAGTATTTTCTGCAGAAAGCCCGGAGAGAACGATTGAGCTTTTAAAAATTTAA
- a CDS encoding M42 family peptidase has protein sequence MKFEKKSLKFLEKYLNTSSPTGYEHKGQEVWMDYIRPYVDKIEVDHYGTCYGIINPEAEFKVVIEAHADEISWYVNYITDDGLIYVIRNGGSDQTIAPSKVVHIHGENGIVKGVFGWPAIHTRSNQNEPTPKIENIFIDCGATSKKEVEEMGIFVGCMITYPDEFFEMNDRYFVCRALDNRIGGFMIAEVARLLKENKKSIPFGLYITNSVQEEVGLYGADMIADTIKPNIAIVTDVTHDTTTPMIEKKKEGDQKCGDGPVVFFAPSIHHTIRELIIDTAKNKKIPFQRAAASRATGTDTDAFAHSNGGVPSALISLPLRYMHTTVEMVSKEDVGNVIKLIYETILKIKPEMKLKYH, from the coding sequence ATGAAATTTGAAAAGAAATCTTTGAAATTTTTAGAAAAATATTTAAACACTTCATCACCAACCGGTTACGAACACAAAGGACAGGAAGTCTGGATGGATTACATCAGACCCTATGTTGACAAAATAGAAGTAGATCATTACGGAACGTGCTATGGCATCATTAATCCTGAGGCTGAATTCAAAGTAGTGATAGAAGCTCATGCCGACGAAATCTCATGGTATGTCAATTATATTACGGATGACGGACTGATCTACGTGATCAGAAACGGAGGTTCAGACCAGACCATTGCACCTTCTAAAGTAGTTCATATTCACGGAGAAAACGGGATAGTAAAAGGGGTATTCGGATGGCCGGCTATCCACACCAGAAGCAACCAGAACGAACCTACTCCTAAAATCGAGAATATATTCATCGATTGTGGGGCAACTTCCAAAAAAGAAGTGGAAGAAATGGGAATCTTTGTAGGGTGCATGATCACCTACCCTGATGAATTCTTTGAAATGAACGACAGATATTTTGTCTGCAGAGCCCTGGACAACAGAATCGGAGGTTTTATGATTGCTGAAGTGGCAAGACTCTTAAAAGAAAATAAGAAATCTATTCCTTTTGGTCTTTATATCACCAACTCCGTACAGGAAGAAGTAGGTTTATATGGAGCGGATATGATTGCTGATACAATCAAGCCCAATATTGCAATCGTTACAGACGTTACCCACGACACCACCACTCCCATGATTGAAAAGAAAAAAGAAGGTGATCAGAAGTGTGGGGACGGCCCTGTGGTATTCTTCGCACCAAGTATTCATCATACGATCAGGGAGCTAATCATCGATACTGCCAAAAATAAAAAAATACCTTTCCAGAGAGCAGCTGCCAGCAGAGCTACAGGAACCGACACTGATGCGTTTGCCCATTCAAACGGCGGTGTACCAAGTGCTTTAATTTCCTTACCTTTGCGTTATATGCATACAACGGTAGAAATGGTTTCTAAGGAAGACGTAGGTAATGTGATCAAACTTATCTACGAAACGATCCTGAAGATCAAGCCGGAAATGAAACTGAAGTATCATTAA
- a CDS encoding DUF4294 domain-containing protein: MNFSKIICLFIFFFGVSVFGQKDTVEAKPLNQYPPESLKVDEFGNKYYYDERQKVKVYEVNGEPVVVLDELVLVNKPRFNNQLDKNYYYFLNKKLYRVYPLFVTALQQYRDIQKDMNDMDSKAKRKFVRERQNMLADQYEKQLRDLTTTEGQVFAKLMNRSTGKNVYEIIKELRGGWSAFWWNVKGKMADIDLKEQYDPHKNRTDEFVESLLQSNWNSGYLQPYPGANDFKVKK, translated from the coding sequence ATGAATTTTAGTAAGATTATCTGTCTTTTTATCTTCTTTTTTGGAGTCAGTGTTTTTGGTCAGAAAGATACTGTGGAGGCAAAACCACTTAATCAGTATCCACCTGAGTCTTTAAAAGTGGATGAGTTTGGCAACAAATATTATTATGATGAAAGGCAGAAAGTCAAGGTATATGAAGTTAACGGAGAGCCTGTAGTTGTATTGGATGAACTGGTTTTGGTCAATAAACCGAGATTTAATAATCAGCTGGATAAGAATTATTATTATTTTCTCAATAAAAAGTTATACAGGGTCTATCCTTTGTTTGTGACTGCATTGCAGCAATACAGGGACATTCAGAAGGATATGAATGATATGGACAGCAAAGCCAAAAGGAAATTTGTCCGGGAAAGACAAAATATGCTGGCTGACCAATATGAAAAGCAATTAAGAGATCTTACCACCACTGAAGGGCAGGTTTTTGCAAAACTCATGAACAGATCCACAGGTAAGAACGTTTATGAGATTATCAAGGAGTTAAGAGGCGGATGGAGCGCTTTCTGGTGGAACGTCAAAGGAAAGATGGCTGATATCGACCTGAAAGAACAATATGATCCCCATAAAAACAGGACGGATGAATTTGTAGAATCATTACTTCAGTCAAACTGGAATTCAGGTTATCTGCAACCTTATCCCGGTGCGAATGATTTCAAAGTAAAAAAATAA
- a CDS encoding NUDIX hydrolase — translation MKNNFNIRTYACVIRNNSVLALFEKFMGNTVLKFPGGGLEFGESLLDCLHREFDEELNVKIKILEHLYTQDHIITSHFKDGRQLLSIYYVAKIMNEENLRIKDEGIEKAEWLPINIIKNPFSLIADQIAFDKLKEKYL, via the coding sequence ATGAAAAATAATTTTAACATCAGGACATATGCTTGTGTTATCAGGAACAACTCCGTTCTGGCATTATTTGAAAAATTTATGGGGAATACGGTCCTTAAATTTCCGGGAGGAGGTTTGGAATTCGGAGAAAGTTTGCTGGATTGTCTTCACAGAGAATTCGACGAGGAGCTGAATGTAAAAATTAAGATTCTGGAACATCTGTATACGCAGGACCATATTATTACTTCGCATTTCAAAGATGGCAGGCAGCTCTTATCAATTTATTATGTAGCAAAAATTATGAATGAGGAAAATCTCAGGATCAAAGATGAAGGTATTGAAAAAGCAGAATGGCTGCCCATCAATATCATTAAAAACCCTTTTTCTCTGATAGCTGATCAGATTGCCTTTGATAAATTAAAAGAAAAATACCTGTAA
- a CDS encoding NUDIX hydrolase, which produces MIDKINIRVYACAVKDKKVLTLFEEYAGEPLVKFPGGGLEYGEGVLECLHREFDEELNVKIDIVEHFYTQENFLVSRFRENEQLLTIYYIVNITNEEDFLILDPCIEKTEWMEIDRPDNPFPLPIDKIVFDKLKEKFL; this is translated from the coding sequence ATGATAGACAAGATCAACATTAGAGTGTATGCTTGTGCGGTAAAAGATAAGAAAGTTTTAACCTTATTTGAAGAATATGCCGGCGAACCTTTAGTGAAATTTCCAGGTGGAGGATTAGAATATGGAGAAGGTGTACTGGAATGTTTACATCGTGAATTTGATGAAGAGCTGAATGTGAAAATAGATATTGTAGAACACTTCTATACTCAGGAAAATTTTCTGGTATCACGATTCAGAGAGAATGAGCAGCTTCTTACCATATATTATATAGTTAATATCACCAATGAAGAAGACTTCCTTATTCTAGATCCCTGCATCGAAAAAACAGAATGGATGGAGATTGACCGGCCGGACAATCCTTTTCCTCTCCCGATAGACAAAATTGTATTTGATAAATTAAAAGAAAAGTTCCTATGA
- the mnmD gene encoding tRNA (5-methylaminomethyl-2-thiouridine)(34)-methyltransferase MnmD, protein MKREIKTTNDGSKTLFISDLNENYHSHHGALQEAEHVFIKNGLNLVNDYEINILELGFGTGLNVLVTINEYLKTDKNHVINYFSLEKYPINESEVNDLAYFELFDNPEFKNIYQKIHLADWEKPVEIISGFNLKKIECDFFDLKSIHLPEINLVFFDCFGARVQPDLWEKPLFELVSDKMAINGLLTTYSSKGSVRRILQELNFKVEKKQGPPGKREMINAIKL, encoded by the coding sequence TTGAAAAGAGAAATAAAGACTACAAACGACGGAAGCAAAACATTGTTTATCAGTGACTTAAATGAAAACTACCATTCCCATCACGGAGCGCTACAGGAAGCCGAACACGTGTTTATCAAAAATGGATTAAACTTAGTTAATGATTACGAAATTAATATTTTAGAACTAGGATTTGGAACAGGTTTGAATGTTTTGGTGACAATTAATGAATATTTAAAAACTGACAAAAATCATGTCATTAATTATTTTTCACTCGAAAAATACCCCATAAATGAATCCGAAGTTAACGACCTGGCATATTTTGAGCTTTTTGATAACCCGGAGTTCAAAAATATTTATCAGAAAATTCATCTGGCAGATTGGGAAAAACCAGTTGAAATCATTAGTGGATTTAACTTAAAAAAGATAGAATGTGACTTTTTCGACCTGAAAAGCATACATCTGCCAGAAATAAATCTCGTTTTCTTTGACTGTTTTGGAGCACGGGTACAACCTGATCTATGGGAAAAACCATTATTCGAGCTGGTTTCGGACAAAATGGCCATTAACGGATTATTAACAACATATTCTTCTAAAGGAAGCGTAAGAAGGATTCTACAGGAACTCAATTTTAAGGTAGAGAAAAAACAGGGGCCTCCCGGAAAAAGAGAGATGATTAACGCGATAAAGTTGTAG
- a CDS encoding M20/M25/M40 family metallo-hydrolase — translation MKKIIGTALLLSGMAAFGQTQEDSIQFKKISTEILNNGKGYNELRELTKTIGHRLSGSEAYEKSVKWAEQKLRDAGADKVWLQEVMIPVWERGKESLHIKTSNGNWKSLKMLSLGNSEGTKGKDVSGEIIMVKSMEEYNNLPAEKVKNKILFFNYPFNQSFIETFKGYGDAAKYRTTAASLTAKKGGKFAIIRSLSSAFDDIPHTGAMRYEDNVSKVPAVAIGSTTADELAALLNKQNVTAKLNSNCGMKGEKLSHSVIGEITGKKDQSVIVVGGHLDSWDVGEGAHDDGAGIVQSIEVLRTFKKLGLQNNHTIRVVCFANEENGVKGGIQYGKTVKEKNEKHLFAIETDAGGFAPRGIALDMDDAKRKQIKSWSKLFIPYGVYNFEERFSGTDLYPLHDMGIPAAELMPDSQRYFDIHHTEEDTFEKVNRRELLLGATALTQIIYMVDKNW, via the coding sequence ATGAAAAAAATAATAGGTACTGCCTTATTACTTTCCGGAATGGCTGCATTTGGCCAAACACAGGAAGATTCTATCCAGTTCAAAAAGATCTCCACTGAGATTTTGAATAACGGAAAAGGCTATAATGAATTACGGGAACTTACAAAAACAATAGGTCACCGTCTAAGCGGCTCTGAAGCTTATGAAAAATCTGTAAAATGGGCCGAACAAAAACTTCGTGACGCCGGAGCAGACAAAGTATGGCTTCAGGAAGTCATGATCCCGGTTTGGGAAAGAGGCAAAGAATCCTTACACATCAAAACCTCCAACGGAAACTGGAAAAGCCTTAAAATGCTTTCTTTAGGAAACTCTGAAGGGACAAAAGGTAAAGATGTTTCAGGAGAAATCATCATGGTAAAATCGATGGAAGAGTATAATAATCTTCCGGCAGAAAAAGTGAAAAATAAAATCCTGTTCTTTAACTACCCTTTCAACCAGTCTTTCATAGAAACTTTCAAAGGATATGGCGATGCGGCAAAGTACAGAACAACAGCAGCTTCTTTAACGGCAAAAAAAGGAGGAAAGTTTGCGATTATCCGTTCCCTTTCTTCAGCGTTCGATGATATTCCACACACGGGAGCTATGCGTTATGAAGACAACGTATCGAAAGTACCGGCTGTAGCAATCGGAAGTACAACAGCTGATGAACTGGCAGCTTTATTGAATAAACAGAATGTCACCGCAAAACTCAATTCCAATTGTGGAATGAAAGGAGAAAAACTCTCCCACTCTGTCATTGGCGAAATTACCGGTAAAAAAGACCAAAGCGTCATTGTTGTCGGAGGCCATTTAGATTCCTGGGATGTGGGTGAAGGAGCCCACGATGATGGTGCCGGAATTGTTCAGAGTATTGAAGTGTTAAGAACTTTCAAAAAACTGGGTTTACAAAATAACCATACGATACGGGTAGTTTGCTTCGCCAATGAAGAAAATGGGGTAAAAGGCGGAATCCAGTACGGTAAAACAGTAAAAGAGAAGAATGAAAAACATCTTTTTGCTATCGAAACCGATGCAGGTGGCTTTGCACCGAGAGGAATTGCCCTGGACATGGATGATGCAAAAAGAAAGCAAATTAAGAGCTGGTCGAAACTATTCATCCCGTATGGTGTTTATAATTTTGAAGAAAGATTCTCAGGAACAGATCTGTATCCGCTTCACGACATGGGAATTCCCGCAGCTGAATTGATGCCGGATTCTCAACGTTATTTTGATATCCACCATACTGAAGAAGATACCTTTGAAAAAGTCAACAGAAGGGAGCTTTTACTGGGAGCAACAGCCCTGACACAGATTATTTATATGGTTGATAAAAACTGGTAA